Below is a window of Vibrio gazogenes DNA.
TTGTGTATCCAAATCATCCAGATCACCGATATAGGGCGACAACATCGACTGCCCGGACAAGGCCATAGCGATCGTCGATTTTTGCTGGGCCCCCATTGCCAGAATAGGTGCGCTCTGGTAATCACAGTGATGACTGAATGGTGCATAACCTCTTGCCATCCGCAGTACCCGAATGGCGTGACCGGCCTGATGAACAATGCTATCGTCACATGGATTGGCAATCGGCCGATCATGATCCAATACACCATCTAAAACCTCGCCAAACAAACGCAGCATCTCATCGCTGTCAGTCACTAATGGCATCCCGGAAAGATTGCCGCTGGTCATAACGAGAATCGGCTCACTCCGGTAGCGACGATATTGCTCAAATAGCAGATGATGTAACGGGGTATAAGGGAGCATCACACCCAAATAAGGACTGTCGCACGAAACGTCGGGGACAATATGAGGATGAGAGCGACGCTTCATCAACACGATCGGTGCAGCACTGGCGGCTAATGCCTGCCATTCGGCAGTTTCCCCACTGACATATTGCATCGCGGTTTCGACACAATCGACCATGACTGCAAAGGGTTTACGCTGACGGTGCTTCATTTGGCGCAATTTCATCACACTGGCTGGCAAGGTTGCATCACAAACCAGATGGAAACCCCCAATCCCTTTCACAGCGATCACACCGCCCCGGCTGAGTATCTCGGCAGCGTGTTCAAATACCTCATCATACCGGGTAGCCTGGGTGTCACGCAGAGAAACCCTCGGTCCACAATGATGACAACTGGTGGGCTGAGCATGATAGCGTCGATTGCTCGGCTCTTGATAGGCCTGTAAACATGACGGGCAGAAATCAAACGCTTTCATCGATGTATTCGCCCGATCATAAGGCAGTTGCTCAATAATCGAATATCTGGGACCACAATGGGTACAGTTGATAAATGGATAGTGATAATAAGGAGAACGTTCATCGTTCATTTCAGACAAACATTCAGGACAGATCGATTGATCCGGAGCAACACTGACGGCAACATGCGTCTCATGCTGACTCGGATGAATGGTAAACCCTTGTGCGCGCCCCAGATGCTGACGCGAGCAAGCAACATCATCAACTCGGGCAAGCCGGGGCGGACGTTCATGCAGCGCCCGAACAAACAAATCAAGTGCCTCTTTGCGTCCCTGAACGTCAATTTTGACACCGGCAGAGCTATTCATCACCCAGCCGGATAAATGATGCTGAACCGCAAGTTGATAGACAAAGGGGCGGAAACCAACCCCCTGAACAACCCCGGAGACACAAATAAAATATCGTTCATTCATGGCACAACCAGCCCTGAGAACTAAAGAGACTAGAGAACGAAAAGCCCGCTCACTGAGAACACTTTCTTACGGAAGAAAACCCTGCCCACTCAAGAGAGTAGAAACGAACCGCCCAGCATAGCAACAATAACGCCGAGCATTTTGACCAAGCGGCCGCTGGCTGAAAAACGCAACACAGCGCTGCCAATGACAATGCCCGTCATATGTAACAAAAACGTGGAGAGCACAAAGCCACTGAAATAAGCCAATGCATGGCTATTGAACGGCATCTCTGCACCGTGTGCCATCCCATGAAATACTGCAAATGCCATGACTAGAACCGTTACCCACAAATGAGAAACCTGCACACTACGCCAGAGCAAAATACCCATCACGACGACACTGAGTGCGATATACAGTTCTACGCTCGGGATCACTAAACCGGATACCCCTAAAATACCACCCACAATCATCAATGCGATGAAAGAAAGCGGCATCTGCCAGCGACTTCTTCCCCCAAATAAAGCCGCCAAGACACCAACACTGATCATCACACTAAGATGATCGACACCAGTCAGTGGATGCAAGATGCCACTTTCAAAACCATGATCTCCCCCATGACCGGAGTGTGCGAATGCCAGTGGAGAAAACAAAACCAGTAACCCGAGGAGTAAATTCTTTATTTTCATGTTTCTCTCTTTATCTAAGACTAAATATATTCCCAACTATTGATTCAACCCGAGAATCCTTTCTGCGTGCGTATAAATATTGGCTTGTCCCGGCCGACAGTAACCACACAACGTGACATTGAGACGTTCCGCTAAATCAACCGCCATATCAGTCGCGGCTGAGATAGCACATAAAATTTCAACCCCACCGGCTGCGGCTTTTTGCACCATTTCAAAGCTGGCTCGGCTCGTGACCAATACCACCCCTTTCCGTTTATGATGCTTGGTGACCCAACCGATTAATTTATCGAGCGCAATATGCCGTCCGACATCTTCAAATACTGCTTCCAACTCACCGTGTGTATTCATATATGCCGCAGCATGACAAGAGCCGGTCAGTTGATTCAGTTGCTGGCTCTGCTGCAAACGATTTAAAGCATCATCCAATTTCTGCAAATGAAATGTTGTATGGCTTTCCAGTGGTGTTTGTACACGACAAACATGAGCCAATTGGTCCGTACCACAGAGACCACATCCGGTCATGCCCGCCATTGTCCGCCGTTTTTCCTGAAGACGGCTGATACAGCGATTGGCAATATCGATCGAGAGCGTGATGCCATCAGGGCTCATCTGAATGTTGATATCATGAATATCACGATCATGATCAATGATGCCTTCCGTCAGTGAAAAACCGACAGCAAACATAGCTAAATCTCTGGGGGTACACATCATGACGGTATAAGCCACCCCGTTATATTCCAAAGCAACAGGCACTTCCTGAATCAGCGTATCGTCAACCAGATGACACTGATGCTCCTGCCGATAGCGAACAATTTTTTTATGACTGACAGAATCAATGTTCTGTACCGTGAAAGATTCATTCATAGGTCAATCCTGATTCATGACGAGGTTGATTCAGTCTCAGGCAAATAGTCCTTGCTGCTAATCCCCATCCGTTGCATTCGTGATAGTAATGTGGTTCTTTTTAAACCAAGCTTTGCAGCCGCACCACGGGCGCCAGCGACAATGCCATTACTTTCTTTAAGCGCCTGAATCACCGTATCACGATTTATTTCAATCGTATCGGTTTTCTCTCGCTGAGCGTCTGCGGCATGCTCCTGTTGCTGCGATTCAGCTTTCGGGACTTCCAGACCTAATTTCACTAATTCATCCAATGGAACATTCAGCACATCGCCACGCGTTAAAATCACGGATCGCTCAATAAAGTTACGTAACTGCCTGACATTACCCGGCCAGGCAAACGCGGTCAGTGCACGCATCGTTTCATTGGTAATCGCAGTAATATCTTTCCCCATTTGCTTGGCAATCACCCGTGTAAAATGCTTCACCAATAAGGGGATATCTTCCGGCCGCTGACGGAGCGGCGGGATTTCTATCGGAAAAATATTCAATCGGTAATACAGGTCATTGCGAAACGTTTTTTCCTGAACCATGGAGAGTAAATCAGCATTGGTTGCAACCACAATCCGCACATCAACCTGAATCAACTGGTTTTTCCCGACCCGTTCAATTTCATTTTCCTGCAATACCCGCAACAACTTCGGTTGCAACGCCAACGGCATATCACCGATTTCGTCTAAAAACAGCGTCCCTTGATGGGCCTGCTCAAAACGCCCAACCCGCTGATGGACGGCTCCGGTAAATGCACCACGTTCATGCCCGAAAAGCTCACTCTCAAATAACCCCTCCGGCACGGCGGCACAGTTCATTTTCACCATCCGTTTTTGGCTACGCCGACTCATCTTATGAATCGCCCGGGCAACCAGTTCTTTACCGGTTCCGGTTTCACCCAGAATCAAAACTGTACTATCACAATCAGCGACCATCGCAACCTGATCAAGCACTCGGTTCATCGCCTCACTCTGGCTGATAATATCGTCAAAAATACGCTGCTTCTCATCTTTTGACTCAATCGAAATGTATTCACTTTTCGGCAGCACTTTCGTGTGCGTTTCATGCACACTTAAACTATGCATCGCCATCGCAACCCGCGCCGCAATTTGCTGAAGCAAGTCAAGATCGAGCGCCACATTTTGATCGTTCTTATGCAGCATATAGGCAATGTATCCGACGCGATTGGTCCGGAATACCATGGGAATCACGATCAGCTGTTCGATATCTTCTGCAAACTCAATTGCATTCTTCTGAAAGAATAATGGCCTTAAATCATCGCCCTGAATGAATACGGGCGAATAAGGATCTTTCGTGTTGTGAAACGCACTGTCATCACTAAAAAAATGGCAATGATGATGAATATTGCCCTGATTCAGATCACTGGTGTACTGTATATAATGCCCTTGATAAGGTTCAATCAGTGCTAAATGATGCATCGCAAAATGTTGCTTCAGACAACGGAGCAAAGAATTGAGTAATGTTTCTTTACTATTTTGGCTGATAACCGCATTCGTCACGTCCACCAGAATATGATAGTTATCTCGCTCATGGCTCAGTTGCTGAGCCACATTTGACGCTAATTCATGCTCGACAACATGCGCAATGAAAGAGACGAGAATACTACTGACCATGCGAAACTGCTTTTCACCATCCGCCATATGACTGAGCTTAGGGTTGATAAACTCAATCACTCCCAGTTGCTGACTGACTGTGTTCAGCGGCATTTTGCAATAATGACCAATGTCCCGGTAAGCCGGATGATCAGCAAAATGAGGATAGTAATAAGCAAAGCCGTCACGATCGAGTTCGTAGACGCCATCATCATAAGACTGATGATATAAACCTATCTCTTGAGGATGAAATGTCTCATGCTGAACTTGCTGATCGCTATCAACATAGTAAAGAAGCAATTCATCAGAAACGTCCCGATGCAGGATAATGTTGATCCGCTCGACTTGCAGAAACGAACATTCCTCATCATTTAGAAATTTCAATAAGTCAGACATATCGTGAATCGATAGCATGGCTTTTGAAAAATTCATCAACTCTTGAGCAATTCTATTCATAATCAGTCACGACTCAATCAAAGGCTCTTTACACCAGATGAATATATACAAAACATTGTACACATACGTAAAGAGCCCATATTGATCTAATCACGCATATGCAACATGTGATTTAAGTCGCGCTTTCATTTGACTATATTCAGACTGAACATGGTTTTCAGCCCATGCCTGATCCTCAATCGCCTCAACCTTGACAGCACAATACTTGAATTCAGGTGTGCTCGAAATCGGATCAACATGCTCAATCGTCAGCTCGTTACATGCACCGATCCACCATTGATAAGTCATGTAAACCGCACCGACATTAACCCGCTCTGAAACATTGGCGCGCGTAATCACTTTGCCTCGCCGAGAAGAGACCCAAACTAACTGCTGATCAGCGATGCCCCGTTGCTTCGCATCCTGTGGGTTCATCTGTACGTATCCCGGTTCATCTGCCAGCGTTGAAAGTGCTTTGCAGTTGCCCGTCATCGAACGACATGAGTAATGGCCGATTTCACGAACAGTAGAGAGAACGAGAGGATACTCGGCATCCGTTTGTTCCAACGGTGGACGCCAAGGCGCACCGATAAACTTCCCTTTTCCTGATGGGGTGGCAAACTTATTGCCTTCAAACAAGAACGATGTTCCGGGGTGGTCTTCCGTCGGGCAAGGCCACATCACAGATTTCAGTCCTTCCATTTTTTCGTAGGTAACCCCGGCAAATAACGGGGTCAGTGCCCGCATTTCATCCCAGATTTCTTGCGTATTTTCATACTGCATCGGATAGCCCATGCGCGTGGCTAGCAGACTGAAGATCTCCCAGTCAGGTTTGACACCTTCTGGCGGAGTGACCGCTTTGTAAAAACGCTGGAATCCCCGATCAGCACTGGTATACACACCTTCATGTTCACCCCAACTGGTTGATGGGAAAATAATGTCAGCCATTTCAGCGGTTTTGGTCATGAAGATATCTTGCACAATGACGAGGTCTAACTGACGCATGGTCTCGCGCATCGCATTCAGATCAGCTTCGGTCTGCGCAGGATCCTCACCAAAAATATAAAACGCCTTACAAGTGCCGTCAGCAACTTTATGACCGATGTCAGTCATACGATAACCGGGGGTTGCTGATAACTTCACGCCCCAAGCCTGCTCAAATTTTTCACGAATCTGGTCGTCAGCAACTGATTGATACCCGGGAAATTGATGGGGTAACATCCCCAAATCACAGGTTCCC
It encodes the following:
- the hypF gene encoding carbamoyltransferase HypF; this encodes MNERYFICVSGVVQGVGFRPFVYQLAVQHHLSGWVMNSSAGVKIDVQGRKEALDLFVRALHERPPRLARVDDVACSRQHLGRAQGFTIHPSQHETHVAVSVAPDQSICPECLSEMNDERSPYYHYPFINCTHCGPRYSIIEQLPYDRANTSMKAFDFCPSCLQAYQEPSNRRYHAQPTSCHHCGPRVSLRDTQATRYDEVFEHAAEILSRGGVIAVKGIGGFHLVCDATLPASVMKLRQMKHRQRKPFAVMVDCVETAMQYVSGETAEWQALAASAAPIVLMKRRSHPHIVPDVSCDSPYLGVMLPYTPLHHLLFEQYRRYRSEPILVMTSGNLSGMPLVTDSDEMLRLFGEVLDGVLDHDRPIANPCDDSIVHQAGHAIRVLRMARGYAPFSHHCDYQSAPILAMGAQQKSTIAMALSGQSMLSPYIGDLDDLDTQQRFEKTISLFQHLYQCEPSQWVCDYHPGYFSTQFAKTQSGSLLQVQHHHAHILAVMAEYQLTGPVLGFTFDGTGMGDDDTVWGGEVLLADTQGYQRCGCLRPFRLIGGEQAIREPARILLAMLLEYYSLQDIQSLAHPAFQSWHEHDFFNLHQLWLSGQHSPLCTSVGRLFDAWACLGALLERPDFDGESGLLVESAAMTAGQTDTPWEMNWEDGTSVLDWQPLLIRGIESKIWLSQEAVSDACQGLIEALAGAIQQMAGRYPSLPVIVSGGVFQNRLLMDILWHNWDENTQPIYSGTMVPVNDSGIAMGQLWYGIHQR
- a CDS encoding HupE/UreJ family protein; this translates as MKIKNLLLGLLVLFSPLAFAHSGHGGDHGFESGILHPLTGVDHLSVMISVGVLAALFGGRSRWQMPLSFIALMIVGGILGVSGLVIPSVELYIALSVVVMGILLWRSVQVSHLWVTVLVMAFAVFHGMAHGAEMPFNSHALAYFSGFVLSTFLLHMTGIVIGSAVLRFSASGRLVKMLGVIVAMLGGSFLLS
- the fdhD gene encoding formate dehydrogenase accessory sulfurtransferase FdhD, yielding MNESFTVQNIDSVSHKKIVRYRQEHQCHLVDDTLIQEVPVALEYNGVAYTVMMCTPRDLAMFAVGFSLTEGIIDHDRDIHDINIQMSPDGITLSIDIANRCISRLQEKRRTMAGMTGCGLCGTDQLAHVCRVQTPLESHTTFHLQKLDDALNRLQQSQQLNQLTGSCHAAAYMNTHGELEAVFEDVGRHIALDKLIGWVTKHHKRKGVVLVTSRASFEMVQKAAAGGVEILCAISAATDMAVDLAERLNVTLCGYCRPGQANIYTHAERILGLNQ
- a CDS encoding sigma 54-interacting transcriptional regulator translates to MNRIAQELMNFSKAMLSIHDMSDLLKFLNDEECSFLQVERINIILHRDVSDELLLYYVDSDQQVQHETFHPQEIGLYHQSYDDGVYELDRDGFAYYYPHFADHPAYRDIGHYCKMPLNTVSQQLGVIEFINPKLSHMADGEKQFRMVSSILVSFIAHVVEHELASNVAQQLSHERDNYHILVDVTNAVISQNSKETLLNSLLRCLKQHFAMHHLALIEPYQGHYIQYTSDLNQGNIHHHCHFFSDDSAFHNTKDPYSPVFIQGDDLRPLFFQKNAIEFAEDIEQLIVIPMVFRTNRVGYIAYMLHKNDQNVALDLDLLQQIAARVAMAMHSLSVHETHTKVLPKSEYISIESKDEKQRIFDDIISQSEAMNRVLDQVAMVADCDSTVLILGETGTGKELVARAIHKMSRRSQKRMVKMNCAAVPEGLFESELFGHERGAFTGAVHQRVGRFEQAHQGTLFLDEIGDMPLALQPKLLRVLQENEIERVGKNQLIQVDVRIVVATNADLLSMVQEKTFRNDLYYRLNIFPIEIPPLRQRPEDIPLLVKHFTRVIAKQMGKDITAITNETMRALTAFAWPGNVRQLRNFIERSVILTRGDVLNVPLDELVKLGLEVPKAESQQQEHAADAQREKTDTIEINRDTVIQALKESNGIVAGARGAAAKLGLKRTTLLSRMQRMGISSKDYLPETESTSS
- the fdhF gene encoding formate dehydrogenase subunit alpha: MEKKLVVCPYCGTGCKLNLLVENNKVVGAEPANGRTNEGQLCLKGYYGWDFLNDTQLLTPRLKQPMIRRTKSDKLEAVSWDEALDFAAEKLLAIKQQYGPDAIMTTGSARGPGNESNYVMQKLARAVIGTNNVDHCARVCHAPSVAGLESVVGNGAMSNAIPEIEEAKCLLIFGYNVADSHPVIARRIFKARDNGAKVIVCDPRKIESVRVADQWLALKNGSNMAVVNALAYTLIDENLYDKSYVQNYTEGFDEFRKIVMDYAPEKVEHLTGLKAAEVRQAARTYAKSSGAMILWGMGVTQFGQAVDVVRGLAALALMTGNFGRRGVGCGPVRGQNNVQGTCDLGMLPHQFPGYQSVADDQIREKFEQAWGVKLSATPGYRMTDIGHKVADGTCKAFYIFGEDPAQTEADLNAMRETMRQLDLVIVQDIFMTKTAEMADIIFPSTSWGEHEGVYTSADRGFQRFYKAVTPPEGVKPDWEIFSLLATRMGYPMQYENTQEIWDEMRALTPLFAGVTYEKMEGLKSVMWPCPTEDHPGTSFLFEGNKFATPSGKGKFIGAPWRPPLEQTDAEYPLVLSTVREIGHYSCRSMTGNCKALSTLADEPGYVQMNPQDAKQRGIADQQLVWVSSRRGKVITRANVSERVNVGAVYMTYQWWIGACNELTIEHVDPISSTPEFKYCAVKVEAIEDQAWAENHVQSEYSQMKARLKSHVAYA